In the genome of Ziziphus jujuba cultivar Dongzao chromosome 10, ASM3175591v1, the window TTTTTGCAGAGTTTAGGATTTCCGACACAAATCATACAGAGCACTTCATCCTCCTGTGtagatattgttttatttattttccatttgaACCTTTGCTGTTTTTAgcttttaaatttgttattgCTTTTTTGGATATCCAATCAGTTTGGGTTCCTATACCGTATACAAATTCATTGGATTAACtcttttgtttgtatttgtCTGCGGTTAATTGTCTTGATTTAAAAaggaaccccaaaaaaaaaaaaaaaaaagggtttttctTTATGATTTTGATTACACAAGCAAGATGCAccaaaaggaaggaaaagaaaattatattcattCGTAAGTTCATGTTTAGTAAAAAAGCATACACGTGGTGAAACAAAAGCAGCAAAAAACTGGGACGCAAAAGAAAACTGTAACGTATGATTTTGTTCCCATTCAATATCCCCGAAAGTATtaaaagagtaaaaaatatTCTCACCGCAAATgggaaacaaattttataattgtaaattttgtaCAATTTTCTGCTGTACCACATGGCATAACACTCTTCTCCAACCTCCTTATTGTCCCACCTGCAAGCCTCTGAATTTCATTGTTCATAAGCTTCACAATGTGCAACTTTCCATTTGACCTGCTAGAACATTCTGAGACTACAAATTAGCCTGGACCAGATATCAGCACTCTTCACGGTAGCTGTTTAACGATAAAAATTGTCTGTCTTGGAATGTTGAAAGTTGAAACAGAGAAATAATAACCCAAGAAAGATCATCCcacaaaatgaaacaaaaactaaatcaaAACGGTCATAAAAAGGTATACCATTAtgatttagtttttgatttCGGATAAAGTAAGCTCTTTGTACACATCAAGCATAGGAAAGGTCTTGTTCAAACGTTTGAATGAATCTTCAGAAATTGCTTTTAAACCAAAAAGGGAGCTAGCGAGCTCCATAGCTTCAGCTCGCCACCCTGCAAAGCCAATTCCTTCAATCAATAAGATGAAAGTAGTTTCATTTGGTAGGCATCCCTTTTCAACCATTGCTGCTAGCACTTCAATGGCATCATCAATCCTTCGTGCTTTACACAATCCAAGAAGAAGAATATTATAGCTGATAACCGAAGGTGGGAATCCACCGCTTTCCATATCCACCAACAACCCAATAGCCTCATTTACCATTCCATCTCTGCACAAACATGATATAAGAGAATTATAAGTAATCTCATCTGGGTCAATGCCTTTGCTAACCATTTCTGATATCATCTCCAAAGCTCTAATTCTGTCTCCACAACCCCATAGTGCACTGAACATTGTATTATAGGAACTCACATTTGGAGGACATCCGACAACATCTAGGTTCTGAAAGATTTGCAGAGCACGATCAGCGTTTCCTCTCTTACACAAAGCTGCCAAGATTGTGTTGTAGTTCACAATATCTGGCAAGCTACCATCAGAAATCATATAATCCATGAATTCTATTGCCAAATCTAATCTACCCTCTTTGCAGAATGCAGAAATCAGTGGATCATAACTATAAGCATCTGGGGTTAATCCCTTTTCTTTCATAGCCTTCAACACATTCACTGCATCTTCGACTTTGCCTTCATTACAGAGGCTACTAATCAAAATACTGTAAGTTACAACATTTGGCTCGCAACCTCTTGAAACCATATCGCTCAGCAGCTTCTCTCCTTCATCCCATTTCCCGCGGTTCAAAAGAGCCCTCAACAAAATGTTGTAAGAGATCACATCAGGTCCACAACCCTTAGCATCTAAGCTCCTAACAAAATCAAAAGCTCTATCCACCATACCTTCCCTGCACATTCCCCTCATAATTGCATTGTAAGTAAACATGTCAGGTAAAAGCCCTCTTGATAACATCTCTTCCAAAAGCTTCATAGCTTCGTCAATTCCACGTTCACTAATAGTTGCTTCTATCAAGATTGTGTAAGTAATCACAGTTGGCTTGCAATTATCTTTCAGTAACTTATCCATAACCTTCAAAGCTGACTCAAGCTTTCCCCTACTACAAAGACTCCCAATCATTATATTATAGGTAATGATATCAGGAGAGAAACCCTGACTTCTCATTCTATCAAGCACTTTGTTTGCCAATTCTATCCTATTCGCTTTAGAAAACCCACTAATCAATGCATTATAAGCAAACAAATCAGGCTCaccatatttttccaaaatttccatAACCCGAATTGCTTTTTCAATGTTTCTTGAACTAAAGAAGCCTCTAATTATCTTTGTACAGAGAATAACATCAGGTTTATAACCTTTGTTCACCAAAAGCTCAAGAAAGTAGAGTGCCTCGTTGTATTTACCTGCTTTGCAGGATCTGTTGAGAACCTTCATCAAATGGGTTTCTTTGAAATCGTTAGTTTGGAACTGGGTCGATCTTGTATCAGCAGAAACCTTTGCTTTCCGCTGGTTCCTGGACTTGATAGTCTCATTGAGGCCATGGATTCTGCAGCTCACAGCAGTAGTGTTGGGATGCAAGTTCGAAATGGGTTTTAGATGGGAGGCAAAGGGAAGGCTGTGAGGCAGAAACTCAGTGGAAATTATTGTCATTGATGAATggtttttttaccatttattggTGGTTCATAGCAAATGCAAATGGGTTATCATTTTACTGAAAATCTGAAACGACAGGAAGGAAAGGAAGCTTTTCATCAGTTTTCATTTCTATGttgtgaagaaaaaaattgaccaAATTGGAAGTTGGCGGTTGTTCGGTGTAGTCCTTACCACATAATCCCAGACACAGATTCCAATTGGATTTCAAGAAATCTGTTTTGGATAAGGAATCACATCACATTGGATACTGGGTCGGATCCCAAGGTACCGGATTGgagcaaattttgaaaaatgttattcaatttattattataattactcCACTGGCTAAAGGACCAAGTAAACTACATCATTTAATGCTccaatgtttttttgtttttaatttacgCGAAATGTAAAAGAAAGAAGCATTCTTAGCGTATTAATAGATTAcctacataataaaataaaataggtcTAGTCTAAAGTGAAATGTTCCATATAATAAAGGAGTTTCAATTTCtctaatttacattttttactTGACATGGTTGGTCATaactcataatttatttttccacaaaaaaaaagaaaaaaaaagtcataatcTATTCTCAATCTGGCAGTTTGTCAGCACTCTAATTTACACCAAGAAACACAATCACCTTTTTTCCTGTTAGACAGACTGCTTTTGATAATCAATCCAAGCTCACTTGAAAGAGTTAAAAaacttttcaatattatatatataacaatttcaaattttaaagtatTTGTAATACAGATAAATTATTGCAAATATGATACAACTTATAGTTGAATAAAGAAATGATAAGAAAGAGGAAATTAGACATGTAACATGGcaatatcattttcaaatgcCAAGGGTTTTAATTCTCCTTCAGGCAATGCTCAGATATTAAATAATCCCAAAGAAAGGACCTATCTGGACAGGCATCATTCAGCAGAACCTTCATCTTATCTGTTCTTAGCTTCTCTTGGACTCCAATACCATCAAATTCCGGGACTTGCTGATGCACATAAATGGAAGGTTACGCATTTTGACCAACAATGCAACTAAAATTAAACCTGTACGAGGGCTAGAAAAAATTCACAGAAATATTTTTACCTTAACCAGCCATAACATATAAGTAGTAGAGTGTAAGGCTTGTGCTTGGTAATCCTCAAACTCACTATCTGGAATAGTTGAACAGGAGCTAAGGAGTCGGAGCTCATTATCCAAGAAAATACCAAAGTCATTATCCATGCTGGTCCCAATTTGATCGGATAAGAAATGCTTTATCAGAACTAGAGAAAGGAAGCGACGATGAAGCCACAGAGCCTGCtccaaatgaaaattataaaattaaaattagggcTTCAAATATGAGTCTTTGCAAGAAATACACAAGTGTTTTTCCTAGAACAGGCTACAACTTATCATCGCAAAGGAAAATTGTGGAAGAGAATTGCATCAACAATGAACTGCAATAAGATTATATGCACATTGCATTTAGCATGAGCATGCTAAATGGTAAATAAGCAGCTACAGCCTATATAGCCACTCTGTTTTTGGAAACAGGCACTTTCTTTTATTATGTTGTATAATAAGTCTACCAATCAGTAATTTATAATTCTGGagttatacaaatatatgtaccgGACTTGTAGAAATTTAATCCCTGAATTGATGCAAAAACCAGACACAACTCTGCTGTTCCTACGGCTAAGCTCTTCAAAGAATCTTGAGTTCAATTATGACGGCAAAAATCTATACCTATCTCTATGTACTAAtccaaatacaaaagaaaagtcAGATAAGCCATATTACCTCTCTTCCTATGAAGCGCTTGATCAACATTTCATTCCATTCAAGCTCCTCCTGTCACACACCAACATAGGGTTGAGATTAAGAAGATGTTAATTACATTTAAAAGATCCAGACTCCAGTTATAAAGGAGAATCAATGTCATTGTACCTGGCATGCTGACATTACAGATAATTATATTGTAGATATGGTAGGAGAGTTGTACCTTCAACAGTTGATGGATTTCAACATTGTGCCCAGTAGATCCATTTTCTTGCCTATGTCTTGAGTCCTCTAAAATCCTAAGCATTAGTCGCTGCAAACAAACATGCAGATTTGTGAAAAGGATTGAACTTGCTAGCGCCTTAGTTTTTAAAATCCTTGCATACTTTATGTTTTAggctattttaaattttatgagaATTAGACTCGAATTTGGCCTTGGGATTTGATCACTTCATGAACACAAATTTACCAAGTGCTGcgagaattaaataaataacattcaaAACCTATGTAATTCGCAGATAAACCTTAATGCAATATCATAATTTGAATTGGTAATTGATTATGGTTGAAGGACTCAATAGTTCACAACCAAATAATCATGATTAAAACCTCTATTTCTATAACAATAGGggtaatatttttatgaaaaaaatctttaacaTAGGAAAAGGGGCAAACTATtgaatttctttgttttaggaGGCTTACTCTTCGGTAGTGGAAGCAACTATTATCGGCCACGTACAAGCCAGCCCAGTTTCTTGATTTGGTTAGTTCGTGTAGCACCTGCAGGTACACatttagatccataaattcATCATAAAACACATGAAACAACTCGAGATACAaacttagtgatatcaatttattttgcctTTGCCATTTTAGCAGCTGAAATGATAGTCTTGACACTGCTTgggaattaaataaaaaaaattagattataaGTGTGGGCCCTGCATTTTCATGAAGGGTGCACAATCCTCTTAGGGGCTTTGACACTCTTAAAAGCGTATTTATAACTTGAAATTCCTAGAATTCTTTTacttatattcttcctttcgcTTAGGAAGAagcaagaaaaatgaaaaaaaaaaaacaaaggcctAACCTGATCTGTTGACATGTGAGAAACCAACCAGTTACGATGATTCCAAGCACGATAATTCATTTTTGATCTCTGCAATGGAAAAAAGGTTATGAAGTAAGGAAACAAAAGGACCACCTACAACAAAGGCTATTGAAGAAACAGAAGGTATTGACGGCCTATTAATTCCACCTTCCACAGCAATATGAAATGTTTAACAACGACATTTCAAATGTTTCAAACCATGTACAAAGGTTATACATTtgcaactaatttttttttaaagataatgaATTCAAGCCTCTGATATTGAAGCTGTGGTTTTGTGGACTCGGAAAGAAGGTGTGCATGGGTGATAAAAATTGTCAATTAACTGGAATATTATATTTACTTCCAACATGACAGCCACATGGattcacccaaaaaagaaaaagatgacaGTCACATGGACAAATTATCAATATGCCAGATTGTGTGTAAAGGATGCTGGTAGCTTGAATTACCAGAAGTTGTTATATACAGTGCCGCAGCGAAGGTACATAGAGGAAAACTTTAAAGTCTTGAAATTggtatcatttttttataattattttctctatGTAATCCAGTAAAATATGACTAAAAAAGTAACAGCATAAAATAGGCGATATATCCGTCTAAAAAAGTTCAAGTAGACCTTTGCAACTTAAAATTATGCAGTTCCTGAACTGAATTTAAACCTCAGCTATTTTCTCAACCAGCTCAGAGTCTTTGCCCACAATTTCTTGCAGAGTTGAACATTTTCCAGCAATTGACTTGATCACCCATCGCCTGCCAATTTATTGATATATCCATAGGATTTGCTTTTACAGACATACAGGGGGAAGAAAATAAATGACTGGAAGAAAGGACCTCAAATAACTAGAAACTAAAACCAGGTTAGCAATTAGAATTGTCAAACATGTTACCTATGGCTCCAAGCATGTTCACATTTCGGTGAATATGAAAGAACAAGTGCTGACAAGTGAAGTTCATCCATAAATACCGAGAAAGAATGCATCTTCAACACAATTTTCTTCCTGCATGGCACATATTAGAAAAGGAGTGTGTTGTGAATCATTATAAATGATTGGAGAAGTTTTCTATGATTGTAAACCATACGACAACATATATAAGTTCTTGGGTTTGGTTCAGTTCTTCCATGCCTCAGTCCAGGGTTTTATACATATTAAACTGATGCATAAAATCTAGCATGATCGTTCAGATTTCTAGTCacaaatttctaaaaaatactTCTTCACAAGCATTTCAAAGATGTTTTTCAACAACATTTGAACAGTTGTTTCTTAtcgacatttgaagtggattgaattaaagaaaaggagaaaatgTGTAGTCCAAGAACAAgaatgaagaaaatggagacaAACCTGGAATGCCATGCAGTGCCAAAGTCACAGCTCAGCAACAAAAGAACCCTGCTATGCTTCATGACTTCACTTTCAACACTGCTGTGAGAAGATGAAACGGTACAAGGAGAATTCCCAACCCCATTTTCACCACACTGGTCGCTTAGTTCCTTATATCTTGTAACAGCATCCACAAATTCACGTTTAGCAGCCTTGAATAACGGAAGAAGAGCGTGTGTTGAAATACCCAATTTATGATCTTTACTCCATAGGGTTGTAGATATATCATCAGCCGATGGTACAGACTGACCTATCTCTTCATTCAGAGTAACAAACTGGGATGGATGAATAAACCCCACTTCATCACTGGATTCAAATGCCAAAGAAATGAGTCAATGACACGACATATATGAAAAACCTTTAAAAAATGAACCTTTATACAAAATGAAAGAACCAGTGAAAACTAAATACTAAACACTACTGTTGGGCATTTCAACGTGATCTATGCTTGGCATTTTAACGAACATGAAATCTGCATTACTTGAAATTGCCATCAGACAAGAGGCTCTTAGCTCAGTGGCTGAGAACAGAGAAGCAAAATTCGCTAAACCCCATGACTACAAACACACACATAGAATGAAGTACAAAACTACCAAgcacatacatttatatatatctatctatatatatatatataaaaggtatTTTCTTACATGAGAGGATCGGATTCAAGGATGAGTTCCAAATGATTTAACAAATAGGCAGCTTTTTCTTCAGAGTAAGATTCGTGCTCGTTCATCGTTTACGCGATCTGAACcgccaaaatcattttgtatCCCTGTCTGCTTTACCTAACAGTCAAAATTTCTGAggatcgatatatatatatatatatatgttaacgaCGGTAGTATTCGCCATTAAAAGCGTACTTGCCACGGCGCTTTTCTCCATTGCCAcgctaacatttttttttttaaatttttttttttgtgtaaggcaaaaataataatgataatagtgataaataattaatagtaTAATTCAATATTCGAATTTGTAAAGATTTAtgagattaaaaatatttttctctatgtaatatatataaatatattttttttattattcagttattagataaatttacattgattatttgtttttgttttacttttacgaatattattttttattattcagttattagataaatttacattgtttatttgtttttgttttacttttacgAATATTAttcaagcaaatatatataacagAAGTTTGGAAATAgtaatttgttagtttttatgCTAAGCACATGGAGGACACGTGCACTACTACTTCATtgaaaaccaaatttttttttttttcagaaattcaGGTGTTATTTTACAAATCTAATTTTCTCATCTTAATTTTGAAGTTTCCTATCAGATCGTTTTGTTTTGCAATCTGAAAATTGCATCCATCTATCTCCCAAAAATTTTCCATCATTTTCCCTGACTTTCCCCCTGGTTTTCTCTCTGCCCAATCACATccaaccctctctctctctctctctctctctctctctctccgtctCTTAGAACGAAACGAAAAGGGACGTCTaagtcaaaaaaaagaaaaaaaagaaaaaagaatctaGGGTTTTCTATCACTCTCAcagcttcaaaaaaaaaaaaaaaaaaaaaaaaactgacatTTCTTAAATCCACATTAGAAAttgtgaggaaaaaaaaaaaaaaaaggaatttggaGTATTAAACCTTTTTGAGCTTTGCGATTTCAAATCTAGGTTCGGTGATCTGTTATATGTGTTTCGATGAGTATGGAAATCGTGAGCGATGCAGCGTCGTTCGAAGCCGAGTTCTTGCAACTTAACGAGGTGTCTCCTTTTGCACTCAAATCGAATCCGATTTTCGTGGAGACCCTCTTTGACAACTGGCTTTCTCTTCCTGATACTAATCGTCTGGTACTTGTTACACCTCTCCTTCCTTGCTCTTGCAAATCAATATTCACGTAATTTTGCgtcgctttttttttctttttttggttataaatcTCGTTAATTTTAGTGAATTTTATGAGTGCATTATTTGGTTTCTCAATTGCGAGCTTTTTGTGCGTCCTTTTATGTGtatgtgtttgtgtttttttcttttttctttttttttttttggtttttatatatacacataaatttGGTAGAATTTGATTgctaattcatataatttatacGTTTGGAAGTTTTCCACTAATAAGAATGGCGTTGGGTGCTTTTTTTTGGCATGGGGTTCTTAGTTTGGTATctgatataaattgattttcaagcagttttaaatcttattt includes:
- the LOC107412293 gene encoding uncharacterized protein LOC107412293 isoform X2, encoding MNEHESYSEEKAAYLLNHLELILESDPLIDEVGFIHPSQFVTLNEEIGQSVPSADDISTTLWSKDHKLGISTHALLPLFKAAKREFVDAVTRYKELSDQCGENGVGNSPCTVSSSHSSVESEVMKHSRVLLLLSCDFGTAWHSRKKIVLKMHSFSVFMDELHLSALVLSYSPKCEHAWSHRRWVIKSIAGKCSTLQEIVGKDSELVEKIAERSKMNYRAWNHRNWLVSHMSTDQVLHELTKSRNWAGLYVADNSCFHYRRRLMLRILEDSRHRQENGSTGHNVEIHQLLKEELEWNEMLIKRFIGREALWLHRRFLSLVLIKHFLSDQIGTSMDNDFGIFLDNELRLLSSCSTIPDSEFEDYQAQALHSTTYMLWLVKSRNLMVLESKRS
- the LOC107412293 gene encoding uncharacterized protein LOC107412293 isoform X1 codes for the protein MNEHESYSEEKAAYLLNHLELILESDPLIDEVGFIHPSQFVTLNEEIGQSVPSADDISTTLWSKDHKLGISTHALLPLFKAAKREFVDAVTRYKELSDQCGENGVGNSPCTVSSSHSSVESEVMKHSRVLLLLSCDFGTAWHSRKKIVLKMHSFSVFMDELHLSALVLSYSPKCEHAWSHRRWVIKSIAGKCSTLQEIVGKDSELVEKIAERSKMNYRAWNHRNWLVSHMSTDQVLHELTKSRNWAGLYVADNSCFHYRRRLMLRILEDSRHRQENGSTGHNVEIHQLLKEELEWNEMLIKRFIGREALWLHRRFLSLVLIKHFLSDQIGTSMDNDFGIFLDNELRLLSSCSTIPDSEFEDYQAQALHSTTYMLWLVKQVPEFDGIGVQEKLRTDKMKVLLNDACPDRSFLWDYLISEHCLKEN
- the LOC107412303 gene encoding pentatricopeptide repeat-containing protein At3g04760, chloroplastic — encoded protein: MTIISTEFLPHSLPFASHLKPISNLHPNTTAVSCRIHGLNETIKSRNQRKAKVSADTRSTQFQTNDFKETHLMKVLNRSCKAGKYNEALYFLELLVNKGYKPDVILCTKIIRGFFSSRNIEKAIRVMEILEKYGEPDLFAYNALISGFSKANRIELANKVLDRMRSQGFSPDIITYNIMIGSLCSRGKLESALKVMDKLLKDNCKPTVITYTILIEATISERGIDEAMKLLEEMLSRGLLPDMFTYNAIMRGMCREGMVDRAFDFVRSLDAKGCGPDVISYNILLRALLNRGKWDEGEKLLSDMVSRGCEPNVVTYSILISSLCNEGKVEDAVNVLKAMKEKGLTPDAYSYDPLISAFCKEGRLDLAIEFMDYMISDGSLPDIVNYNTILAALCKRGNADRALQIFQNLDVVGCPPNVSSYNTMFSALWGCGDRIRALEMISEMVSKGIDPDEITYNSLISCLCRDGMVNEAIGLLVDMESGGFPPSVISYNILLLGLCKARRIDDAIEVLAAMVEKGCLPNETTFILLIEGIGFAGWRAEAMELASSLFGLKAISEDSFKRLNKTFPMLDVYKELTLSEIKN